The segment attagtcatttcaaacatattttcctctatcagagagttgcaccccttctgaaaaaacctacactcgatccctccgatgtcaacaactacagaccagtatcccttctttcttttctctccaaaactcttgaatgtgccgtccttggccagctctcccgccatctctctctgaatgaccttcttgatccaaatcagtcaggtttcaagactagtcattcaactgagactgctctcctctgtatcacggaggcgctccgcaccgctaaagctaactctctctcctctgctctcatccttctagacctatcggctgccttcgatactgtgaaccatcagatcctcctctccaccctctccgagttgggcatctccggcgcggcccacgcttggattgcgtcctacctgacaggtcgctcctaccaggtggcgtggcgagaatctgtctcctcaccacgcgctctcaccactggtgtcccccagggctctgttctaggccctctcctattctcgctatacaccaagtcacttggctctgtcataacctcacatggtctctcctatcattgctatgcagacgacacacaattaatcttctcctttcccccttctgatgaccaggtgacgaatcgcatctctgcatgtctggcagacatatcagtgtggatgacggatcaccacctcaagctgaacctcggcaagacggagctgctcttcctcccggggaaggactgcccgttccatgatctcgccatcacggttgacaactccattgtgtcctcctcccagagcaacaccctgtcgttctcaactaacatcaaggcggtggcccgttcctataggttcatgctctacaacatccgcagagtacgaccctgtctcacacaggaagcggcgcaggtcctaatccaggcacttgtcatctcccgtctggattactgcaactcgctgttggctgggctccctgcctgtgccattaaacccctacaactcatccagaacgccgcagcccgtctggtgttcaaccttctcaagttctctcacgtcaccccgctcctccgctctctccactggcttccagttgaagctcgcatccgctacaagaccatggtgcttgcctacggagctgtgaggggaacggcacctcagtacctccaggctctgatcaggccctatacACCCAAACAAGAGctctgcgttcatccacctctggcctgctcgcctccctaccactgaggaagtacagttcccgctcaacccagtcaaaactgttcgctgctctggccccccaatggtggaacaaactccctcacgacgccaggacagcggagtcaatcaccaccttccggagacacctgaaaccccacctctttaaggaatacctaggataggataagtaatccttctcacccctcccccctttaagatttagatgcactattgtaaagtgactgttccactggatgtcataaggtgaatgcaccaatttgtaagtcgctctggataagagcgtctgacttaaatgtaaatgtaaatgtaatgttattacctccctgtttatagccatgttattacctggtactccctgtatatagctatgttgttacctggtactccctgtatatagccatgttattacctggtacttcctgtatatagccatgttattacctggtactccctgtatatagccatgttattacctccctgtatatagccatgttattacctggtactccctgtatatagccatgttattacctggtactccctgtatatagccatgttattacctggtactccctgtatataaccatgttattacctggtactccctgtatataaccatgttatatggggcggcagggtagcctagtggttagagcgttggactagtaaccggaaggtcgaacgttcaaacccccgagctgacaagttacaaatctgtcgttctgcccctgaacagggaagttaacccactgttcctaggccgtcattgaaaataagaatttgttcgtaactgacttgcctagttaaataaaggtaaaataaaaaattacctggtactccctgtatataaccttttCTTCAAGAATGGATATTCTGTAGTGGTCATTTCCGAGCCTCGTTGTGACTGAATTAAAtcacttctcctctccactgGAATAAAGACACAtttaatatatatgccatttagcagacgcttttatccaaagcgacttacagtcatgcgtgcatacattctacgtatgggtggtcccgggatcgaacccactaccctggcgttacaagcgccatgctctaccaactgagctacataggTCATGTCATTCACAGACAGTCTGGTCATactatatttcattttttttcttaacctttatttaactaggcaagtcagttaagaacaaattttttattttacaatgacagttAAACactcccttaacccggacgaagatgggccaattgtgccccgccctattggactcccgatcacggccgattGTGATTAATGTACAGTAGTCAAAGGAATTTCTCCtaataccaaccagtcatcactCTGCATTATCTAAAGCCACATCAGTGGTATAAAATAACAGACACTTATACTGTTACAGAACGTTCATTCAGCCTGCAGGCTCTGACTGGAAGCCCATCTATTTTACAATGACAATGCCGCCCTCTGCTGATACAGTTGGGATATAACATTGACCCAGTCATACCAAACATTACTATACAGTAGTGGTTTTCATTTAAGGGGCATTATGAGGTGTTTCGTAGTATGTTACTGGAATCTAATTTACAATTGACCAGTTGGTTTAGTTTTGATAGACTGTTCATCAGTCAGTGAATAAATCCGACCAACTGCTTGTGTCATACAGGATAGGTTGGAAAGAAGTCTAATCTGGGGAATGATATTCATtctaataaataataaaacactAATTGaatatattataattataatacAATTGATTATCTTTAGTAATGCCATGATACCCTACTGGGTTATATTGGACAAATAAATTGACCTTGAGAAAATATTTCATTAGAAACCAGATAAGTAGAAGATACTAATGTCAACACTGCTTAGATACTTATCTAATTAGATGATTAACCCCTGTCTGCATTATTATATGAACGCCTGCAGTACATTATATATCGTAGAACATTCCTCAATATGGAAAACAGAGCATGAGCATGGAGGTATATTGTCTATCTGCCACCCAATCAAATCAAGACAGGGCTCTAGTGAGAGGATTCTAATAGATACAAGGACAACCATGCACACATGGCaacaggtagcctcgtggttagagtattgggccgaaaggttgctggctcgaatccccgagctgacaaggtaaaggtCTGTGGTTCTGCCACTGACCAAGGTGGTCatggtaaataagaatgtgtctttatttatttgtttatttcacctttatttaaccaggtgaacaagttctcatttacaactgcgacctggccaagataaagcaaagcagttcgacgcgtataataacacacatggagtaaaacaaacaaaagtcaataatacagtagaaaaataagtctatatacaatgtgagtaaatgaggtgagataagggaggtaaaggcaacataggtcatggtggcaaagtaaatacaatatagcaattaaaacactggaatggtagatttgaagaatgtgaaaagtaGAAATTAAAATAATgggtgcaaaggaacaaaataaatacagtaggggaaggggTAGTTGTTTTGGCTATTTATAAGATGAACTATGtacatgtgcagtgatctgtgagctgctctgacagctggtgcttaaagctagtgagggagataagtgtttccagtttcagagatttttgtagttcgttctagtcaatggcagcagagaactggaaggagaggcggccaaaggaggaattggcttcgggggtgacaagtgagatatacctgctggagcgtgtgctacgggtaggtgctgctatggtgaccagtgagcagagataaggggggactttacctagcagggtcttgtagatgacctggagccagtgagtttggcgacgagtatgaagcaagagccagccaacgagagcgtacaggtcgcagtggtgggtagtatatggggctttggtgacataacggatggcgctgtgatagactgcatccaatttattgagtagggtattggaggctattttgtaaatgacatcgccgaagtcgaggatcggtaagatggtcaattttacaagggtatgtttggcagcatgggtgaaggatgctttgttgcgaaataggaagcaaattctagatttaactttggattggagatgtttgatgtgagtctggaaggagagtttacagtcaaaccagacacctaggtatttgtagttgtccacatattctaagtcggaaccgcccagagtagtgatgctagacaggtgggcgggtgcgggcagcgaatggttgaaaagcatgtatttggttttactagcatttaaaagcagttggaggccacagaaggagtgttgtatggcattgatgcttgcctggagggttgttaacacagtgtccaaagaagggccggaagtatacagaatggtgtcgtctgcgtagaggtggatcagggactcaccagcagcaagagcgacctcattgatgtatacagaaaagagagtcggcccaagaactgaaccctgtggcacacccatagagactgccagaggcccggacaacagaccctccgatttgacacactgaactctgtcggagaagtagttggtgaaccagacgaggcaataatttgagaaaccaaggctgtcgagtctgccaatgaggatgtggtgattgacagagtcgaaagccttggccaggtcaatgaatacggctgcacagtattgtttcttaccgatggcggttaagatatagtttaggaccttgagagtggctgaggtgcacccatgaccagctctgaaaccagattgtatagcggagaaggtgcggtgggattctaaatggtcggtcatcaggcagggtaggatagatataggtctgtagcagtctgtttcttaactgacttgcctagttaaaaatatttttaaaaacatcCAAATGTTTTGATCAACCATGATTCATCGCTTTCACATTTGATTTGTTGATCATGAGAGTCTAAAGTTTTTCACCCAATCAGCATCGTAGTTGTTGAGACGCCGCAGTACAGAAACACCTCGACGTTTTTCTTAACCACATGTGACGTATGTAAGGGTATAAATTAGACCATATTTCCCTCCTCTAAACCCCGGGTGATAGTGCTGTGTGAACGCCAGCCCTTCCTCGCCACTTATTCCAAGAAAAAATGTATatctaaaaaaataaataaaataaaaaacttttAACCTTAAAAACATATATTTGTTTTAACCAACTCGTTGAAGCAGGAGTTGATATTCGAACTGAAGTGGAACGACCAGAATGTTGCGCTGCGTTTCTCTGGTTACTGTTACCATCCGCAACGGGAAAAGCCAGCAAGGACATGTTGATTTCAAGCTCTATTTGGCGAATTATATAGACATTTTAAGCAACATATACGTAACGAACTGGTCGTATTTTAAACGTTTCAAATATTTATCTTCTAAATGTAAACTTCATTAGAACTTGTCCAGCTTGTTAAACTTTGCCAGCCAGCTGGTTTAGATTCAACCCTCGAGTTAGCGTAACCAGACCCTTTTTTAAATTACGAACAATTTCGTCTGAAAGGTaacgtttttttttgtgtgtgtcggATTTCGTTCCGAAAATGAACCCCGGTGCTCCTACTTACCCCATGGCATCCCTGTATGTCGGTGATCTTCATCAAGATGTGACCGAAGCTTTGCTATATGAAAAATTCAGTCCCGCCGGGGCCATCCTTTCCATCCGGGTCTGCAGGGATATGATCACCCGTCGTTCCCTCGGGTACGCCTATGTCAACTTCCAACAGCCAGCTGATGGTATGTAGCGAACTGTCATGTAAATATTGTATCTATTTTAAAGGTTGTCAAAGCCAGGAAAGATGACACGGCTATTCTGTTTCTCCTCCATGTGACCAGTGAGACTTGGCTAGTCTAGTCACAAACAACTCGCTAcctacacacagctgtctgtatgaCTGTTCTACACTGTCTGATTCCacatacatgtatcactagtcatTGATCCTAATCGAGATGAATAGCTGCCATTCTAGAGACAGGACAACAGTTGGATTGTCCTGTTTGTTTTGGGTGGGGCTTCGTGTGtaaaccatatccctggatggATTTAATATCTGACCAAATGAACTGAAAATTATCTTAAAATccatccagggatatggtttaTACTACAGCCAGTTCATTTGGTCAGATATTAAATCCATCCAGAGATATGGTTTACACTGGAGTGGGGGGGGGCTATTACTGGAGTGTGTGGGGGGGCCCTATCACTGGAGTGGGATGTAATGGCTATCACAGGAGGCATAATGTGTTTAATATAATTCCTCTTCTCAGCTGAGAGGGCTCTAGACACCATGAACTTTGACGTGATCAAGGGTCGTCCTGTCCGCATCATGTGGTCTCAGCGTGATCCATCCCTGAGGAAGAGCGGGGTGGGCAACATCTTCATCAAGAACCTAGACAAATCTATTGACAACAAGGCCCTCTATGACACATTTTCTGCCTTCGGCAACATCCTGTCCTGCAAGGTAATAACTCACACAACCTTTCAGCCCCAAGGAGGGTGTTGTATTGGTTAGAAATGTGTTGCATGATGGGATAGTTTTATCCTCAATTTGACCTTAATTGTATTGCATATCTAAAGCTCGTGCCAACCCTCCTTTCTCCAAGGTGGTTTGTGATGAGAATGGCTCAAAGGGCTATGGCTTTGTGCATTTTGAGACCCAGGAGGCTGCTGAAAGAGCCATTGAGAAAATGAACGGCATGCTGCTCAATGACAGGAAAGTGTAAGTGTGATCAGTAAAGGTTTCTTCTGTCGTGGCTCTTTAATGGTACTAATCACAATTGTTTTAATACTAATAGTGTGGTTGTTTGTTATTTACAACTTGCGTCTCTGACTGAACTTGGTTTCTTGCTGCAATGCCACAGTTCTACCTGGAAGTGTACATTCTGGTAACGAGGTTGTGTCgtacagggtttcccaaactcggtcctggggcccctgtttggtgcacgttttgttttttgccTGATGATGAGATGGTTATTTGAATcatctgtgtagtgctagggcaaaaaatgAAACATGCACCCGGGTGGGGGGATAGGACACGACTCCGTAATCAGCTCGTAGCCTACAGCTATGTGACTTGGTTGTAAACGTGCTTCtacgcctgcattgcttgctgtttgtgggtTTAGGCTggctttctgtacagcactttgacatatCAGCAGGGCTtataaatacattggatttgacagagtttgggggaggggtggtaggacAGTGTTTGGGAAGGGGGGGGGctaggacagagtttgggaaagcCTTGTGTAGTATGCTACGGGGAGCAGGTCTAGACATTTTGGTGAGGGTTATGTCTGCCAGCTCCAACTAGTTTTTCTATCGCAGGTTTGTGGGACGATTCAAATCTCGCAAAGAACGTGAGGCTGAGCTTGGTGCCCGGGCCAAAGAGTTCACCAATGTTTACATCAAGAACTTTGGTGAAGATATGGATGATGAGAAACTGAGGGAGGTCTTCAGCAAGTATGCAGAGTATGGTATGTTATGGTTTTAATACTTTCCGCCCACACTCAGAAACCAAGTCACATAGCTGTAGGCTACGAGCTGGTTACTGGGTCGTGTCTCTAACATCTAGGCAGTGCCATGAGTATCTGAACTGGCTCCTGTAACATCTAGGCAGTGCCATGTGTATCTGAACTGGCTCCTCTATCATCTAGGCAGTGCCATGAGTATCTGAACTGGCTCCTCTATCATCTAGGCAGTGCCATGAGTATCTGAACTGGCTCCTCTATCATCTAGGCAGTGCCATGAGTATCTGAACTGGCTCCTCTATCATCTAGGCAGTGCCACTGGCTCCTCTATCATCTAGGCAGTGCCATGAGTATCTGAACTGGCTCCTCTATCATCTAGGCAGTGCCATGAGTATCTGAACTGGCTCCTCTATCATCTAGGCAGTGCCATGAGTATCTGAACTGGCTCCTCTATCATCTAGGCAGTGCCATGAGTATCTGAACTGAACTGGCTCCATGAGTATCTGAACTGGCTCCTCTATCATCTAGGCAGTGCCATGAGTATCTGAACTGGCTCCTCTCTATCATCTAGGCAGTGCCATGAGTATCTGAACTGGCTCCATCTATGCCATGAGTATCTGAACTGGCAGTGCCATGAGTATCTGAACTGGCTCCTCTATCATCTAGGCAGTGCCATGAGTATCTGAACTGGCTCCTCTATCATCTAGGCAGTGCCATGAGTATCTGAACTGGCTCCTCTATCATCTAGGCAGTGCCATGAGTATCTGAACTGGCTCCTCTATCATCTAGGCAGTGCCATGAGTATCTGAACTGGCTCCTCTATCATCTAGGCAGTGCCATGAGTATCTGAACTGGCTCCTCTATCATCTAGGCAGTGCCATGAGTATCTGAACTGGCTCCTCTATCATCTAGGCAGTGCCATGAGTATCTGAACTGGCTCCTCTATCATCTAGGCAGTGCCATGAGTATCTGAACTGGCTCCTCTATCATCTAGGCAGTGCCATGAGTATCTGAACTGGCTCCTCTATCATCTAGGCAGTGCCATGAGTATCTGAACTGGCTCCTCTATCATCTAGGCAGTGCCATGAGTATCCGCGTCATGACTGATGACAGTGGCAAATCCAGAGGCTTTGGCTTTGTGAGCTTCGAGAGGCACGAGGACGCCCAAAAGGTGAGCTTAATGTGTTTGAAATGGTTGGTGGCGTTTCATACGAAGGGTCTCAAGGATGGGAAGGCTGATGGCCATATTGTAAAAGAGTATGTCTGTTCCAGGCTGTTGATGAGATGAATGGGAAGGAGCTGAATGGAAAGCTCATCTACGTGGGCCGCGCCCAGAAGAAGGTGGAGCGTCAGACGGAGCTGAAACGCAAGTTTGAACAGATGAAACAGGATCGCATGACGCGCTACCAGGTCACAGTGAATCAGCACTTTGTGATGTTGTGCAGTTTTTGTTGCAGCCTTGTCAAATTCCATGTTTTCTCTACAATGGACTGTACTGGCCAAAATGGCTGCCACAGTGAGTGATTCATGAGCCCCACATCCCTCTGGCTTGATTGCTGGGGATAAATGTGTTCTACAGACAATTACCAGTTCATTGACGGTTAATATGTAGTCTATCAATGCAAGGTCAGAATCAAAAGGAATGTTGAATAGTATTGTTTTGTAAAAGTATGTTCTACATGTCTTCTCCAGGGTGTCAATCTCTACGTGAAGAATCTTGACGATGGAATTGATGACGAGCGCCTGCGTAAAGAATTCTCCCCATTCGGCACCATCACCAGTGCCAAGGTAAGGACCAACCTCCTGGCTGTTGGCGTGTTAAAGAGAACCAAGCTGTTGGCGCGTTAAAGAGAACCAAGCTCCTGGCTGTTAGCGTGTTAAAGAGAACCAGCCTCCTGGCTGTTGACATGTTAAAGAGAACCAGCTTATTGGCTGTTGACATGTTAAAGAGAACCAGCCTCCTGGCTGTTGACATGTTAAACAGAACCAGCCTATTGGCTGTTGACATGTTAAAGAGAACCAGCCTATTGGCTGTTGACATGTTAAAGAGAACCAGCCTATTGGCTGTTGACATGTTAAAGAGAACCAGCCTATTGGCTGTTGACATGTTAAAGAGAACCAACCTATTGGCTGTTGACATGTTAAAGAGAACCAACCTATTGGCTGTTGACATGTTAAAGAGAACCAACCTATTGGCTGTTGACATGTTAAAGAGAACCAGCCTATTGGCTGTTGGCATGTTAAAGAGAACCAGCCTATTGGCCGTTGGCATGTTAAAGAGAACCAGCCTATTGGCCGTTGGCATGTTAAAGAGAACCAGCCTATTGGCCGTTGGCATGTTAAAGAGAACCAGCCTATTGGCCGTTGGCATGTTAAAGAGAACCAGCCTGTTATGTTAAGAGAACCAGCCTATTGGCCGTTGACATGTTAAAGAGAACCAGCCTATTGGCCGTTGGCATGTTAAAGAGAACCAGCCTTATGTTAAAGAGAACCAGCCTATTGGCTGTTGGCATGTTAAAGAGAACCAGCCTATTGGCCGTTGGCATGTTAAAGAGAACATGTTAAAGAGAACCAGCCTATTGGCCGTTGACATGTTAAAGAGAACCAGCCTATTGGCCGTTGACATGTTAAAGAGAACCAGCCTATTGGCTGTTGACATGTTAAAGAGAACCAGCCTATTGGCTGTTGACATGTTAAAGAGAACTGCTTTGTTCTGTTCAGCTGTTCTGTTCACTTCAGCTGTTCTGTTCAGCTGTGTGCTAAGAACTgtttcctcccccttctcctccattAGGTGATGATGGAGGGTGGTCGCAGCAAGGGCTTCGGCTTTGTGTGCTTCTCCTCCCCGGAGGAGGCCACCAAGGCCGTGACAGAGATGAACGGGCGCATCGTGGCCACTAAGCCTCTGTACGTGGCGCTGGCCCAGAGGAAAGAGGAGCGCCAGGCTCACCTCACCAACCAGTACATGCAGAGGATGGCCACCGTCCGGCCCATACCCAACCCAGTCCTCAACCCCTACCAGCCTGCCCCTCCTTCTGGGTACTTCATGGCTGCCATCCCACAGGTCACCACTTGGTCAATTCAGTTCAtgtcaatcaatcacatttatgtCAATCAATCGATCTAGGCCTTGATATTCCTGATGTTCACAGGATCACAGTTCAGTCCATGGACAAAGTGGAAGAGTCAGACTGGATGCTGTTGGATGTAGATAATACCTGCACTGTGTTCTCCATCCCTATAGGCTCATAACAGAGCTGCTTACTACCCTGCCAACCAGAAAGCCCAGCTGAGACCCAGCCCTCGCTGGGCCACCCAGGGTGTGAGACCTCAACGTGAGTAGTACGCCCTCATAACCTCTACTACTTTACGATATGACCACTGACATCTACAATCATAGTTTAGTGTTCAAAGTATTCCTAAATGACATTGTTGAGACTTCAGACTTCCAGAACATGCCAGGCTCCATACGTCCTTCCACACCCAGACAGCCCAGCTTCAGCCCTATGAGGCCAAC is part of the Oncorhynchus gorbuscha isolate QuinsamMale2020 ecotype Even-year linkage group LG09, OgorEven_v1.0, whole genome shotgun sequence genome and harbors:
- the LOC124042632 gene encoding polyadenylate-binding protein 1A-like isoform X1 is translated as MNPGAPTYPMASLYVGDLHQDVTEALLYEKFSPAGAILSIRVCRDMITRRSLGYAYVNFQQPADAERALDTMNFDVIKGRPVRIMWSQRDPSLRKSGVGNIFIKNLDKSIDNKALYDTFSAFGNILSCKVVCDENGSKGYGFVHFETQEAAERAIEKMNGMLLNDRKVFVGRFKSRKEREAELGARAKEFTNVYIKNFGEDMDDEKLREVFSKYAEYGSAMSIRVMTDDSGKSRGFGFVSFERHEDAQKAVDEMNGKELNGKLIYVGRAQKKVERQTELKRKFEQMKQDRMTRYQGVNLYVKNLDDGIDDERLRKEFSPFGTITSAKVMMEGGRSKGFGFVCFSSPEEATKAVTEMNGRIVATKPLYVALAQRKEERQAHLTNQYMQRMATVRPIPNPVLNPYQPAPPSGYFMAAIPQAHNRAAYYPANQKAQLRPSPRWATQGVRPQHFQNMPGSIRPSTPRQPSFSPMRPTNQVPRMMSTRSVGPQTMGPRAPSATVSGAPVRGVPQYKYATGVRNPQNHINSQPQVTMQQTAVHVQGQDPLTASMLAAAPPQEQKQMLGERLFPCIQNMHPSLAGKITGMLLEIDNSELLHMLESPESLRSKVDEAVAVLQAHQAKELVQKTVPNSAGGPSV
- the LOC124042632 gene encoding polyadenylate-binding protein 1A-like isoform X2; amino-acid sequence: MNFDVIKGRPVRIMWSQRDPSLRKSGVGNIFIKNLDKSIDNKALYDTFSAFGNILSCKVVCDENGSKGYGFVHFETQEAAERAIEKMNGMLLNDRKVFVGRFKSRKEREAELGARAKEFTNVYIKNFGEDMDDEKLREVFSKYAEYGSAMSIRVMTDDSGKSRGFGFVSFERHEDAQKAVDEMNGKELNGKLIYVGRAQKKVERQTELKRKFEQMKQDRMTRYQGVNLYVKNLDDGIDDERLRKEFSPFGTITSAKVMMEGGRSKGFGFVCFSSPEEATKAVTEMNGRIVATKPLYVALAQRKEERQAHLTNQYMQRMATVRPIPNPVLNPYQPAPPSGYFMAAIPQAHNRAAYYPANQKAQLRPSPRWATQGVRPQHFQNMPGSIRPSTPRQPSFSPMRPTNQVPRMMSTRSVGPQTMGPRAPSATVSGAPVRGVPQYKYATGVRNPQNHINSQPQVTMQQTAVHVQGQDPLTASMLAAAPPQEQKQMLGERLFPCIQNMHPSLAGKITGMLLEIDNSELLHMLESPESLRSKVDEAVAVLQAHQAKELVQKTVPNSAGGPSV
- the LOC124042632 gene encoding polyadenylate-binding protein 1-A-like isoform X4; the protein is MNPGAPTYPMASLYVGDLHQDVTEALLYEKFSPAGAILSIRVCRDMITRRSLGYAYVNFQQPADAERALDTMNFDVIKGRPVRIMWSQRDPSLRKSGVGNIFIKNLDKSIDNKALYDTFSAFGNILSCKVVCDENGSKGYGFVHFETQEAAERAIEKMNGMLLNDRKVFVGRFKSRKEREAELGARAKEFTNVYIKNFGEDMDDEKLREVFSKYAEYGSAMSI